In one window of Cryptococcus neoformans var. neoformans JEC21 chromosome 7 sequence DNA:
- a CDS encoding phytase, putative, whose product MSKSTYSDEPLAAEDYELQPTSNANDPLLPSYSQHPFTSPHQQLQRERRATRLRSVLSRICIAFLIVVPTFAFAACYFGRTTLDKVRTWDSLPPEVQDWLDKIAPAKTHADHSNFPTDIGYAGPTPTGSEAALIATAPVVPSHTDVYPLIRPTNKVSKGFSVLQHWGNLSPYYSVDSHGLPESGSLIPEQCELESLHWLQRHGARYPTSYPEGPVALASRLKSAKGWKAKGDLSFLNDWSYQLGAEILTPFGRSQLFNLGVSARIKYGFLLDKFKGKLPVFRTESQDRMLKSAQNFAVGFFGVPADDQYNLEVTIEAPGFNNTLAPFTTCRGTGVDYKSKLAEWDSIYLAKAKKRLQENMQGYNLSFMDVKDMMEMCAYETVALGHSAFCDLFTQKEWKGFQYRNDIFWWYSSSFGYAPAKAMGMGWVQELVSRLTKTRLTEFNSTTNSSFHDDVHFPLGDALYVDFTHDTQFALLLPTMNLTTFAETGDLPTDHIPKHRSFVSSKIMPFATNLQVQVLSCSGEKKLRLILNDAPIPLTGINGCPEDDDGLCPVDTFVAAMKTLIGEIDFAKECALDKETLEEEQEVGEEEMAEVKVDGLQKVEDEEEDNKKGDDDDGDSDSDSDSGSDSDDDDN is encoded by the exons ATGTCCAAGTCCACGTACTCGGACGAACCTCTAGCTGCTGAGGACTACGAGCTCCAGCCAACATCCAACGCAAACGACCCGTTGCTTCCATCGTACTCCCAGCACCCTTTCACATCGCCTCATCAGCAGCTACAACGCGAACGACGTGCCACTCGACTTCGCTCGGTTTTATCACGCATCTGTATCGCATTCTTGATAGTAGTACCGACATTTGCATTTGCGGCTTGCTACTTTGGGAGGACAACTTTGGATAAGGTGAGAACTTGGGACAGTTTACCGCCAGAGGTACAAGATTGGCTGGACAAGATCGCGCCTGCCAAGACCCATGCGGATCACTCAAATTTCCCGACAGA CATTGGTTACGCCGGACCGACACCAACTGGTAGCGA GGCCGCCCTCATTGCTACTGCTCCCGTGGTTCCATCCCACACCGATGTCTACCCTCTTATCCGTCCTACTAACAAGGTCTCCAAAGGTTTTAGCGTCCTTCAACATTGGGGAAATCTCAGTCCATATTACTCGGTGGATTCTCATGGTCTTCCTGAGTCAGGTAGCCTCATTCCTGAGCAATGTGAGCTGGAAAGTTTACATTGGTTACAGAGGCATGGTGCGAG GTATCCTACTTCATACCCCGAGGGCCCTGTTGCTTTAGCCTCTAGACTCAAGAGCGCGAAAGGGTGGAAAGCCAAAGGCgatctttctttccttaATGACTGGAGCTACCAGCTCGGAGCTGAGATCCTTACGCCGTTTGGTCGTAGTCAACTTT TCAATCTCGGCGTTTCTGCAAGGATTAAATACGGCTTTTTGCTCGACAAGTTCAAAGGTAAATTGCCCGTCTTCCGGACAGAGAGTCAAGA CCGCATGTTGAAATCTGCTCAGAACTTTGCTGTCG GCTTCTTCGGGGTCCCAGCAGATGATCAATATAATCTTGAAGTCACTATTGAGGCTCCAGGCTTTAATAACACTCTCGCGCCTTTCACGACT TGCCGAGGAACAGGCGTCGATTACAAATCGAAGCTTGCAGAATGGGATTCCATTTATCTCgcaaaggcgaagaagcGATTGCAGGAGAACATGCAGGGGTATAATCTCAGTTTCATGGACGTTAAAGACATG ATGGAAATGTGTGCTTACGAG ACTGTTGCTCTCGGTCACTCTGCCTTCTGCGATCTGTTCACTCaaaaggaatggaagggCTTCCAGTACCGAAACGATATCTTTTGGTGGTATTCGTCAAGTTTCGGATATGCTCCTGCTAAGGCGATGGGTATGGGATGGGTGCAAGAGCTGGTCTCGAGGTTAACGAAGA CTCGACTCACCGAGTTTAACTCTACTACAAATTCATCGTTCCACGACGACGTTCACTTCCCTCTTGGAGATGCTCT ATATGTCGACTTCACCCACGACACCCAATTTGCCCTCT TACTTCCTACGATGAACCTCACAACCTTTGCCGAAACAGGAGACCTTCCCACCGATCATATCCCCAAGCATCGTTCCTTCGTCTCCTCCAA GATTATGCCATTCGCCACTAACCTCCAAGTCCAGGTCCTTTCTTGTTCtggcgagaagaagctccGACTCATTCTAAATGACGCTCCCATCCCTCTTACCGGTATCAACGGGTGCcctgaagatgatgacggACTTTGCCCGGTGGATACATTTGTGGCGGCAATGAAGACTCTCATAGGTGAGATCGATTTCGCTAAGGAGTGTGCGTTGGACAAGGAAACTCTAGAGGAGGAACAAGAAGtcggagaggaagagatggcagAGGTGAAGGTTGATGGGCTTCAGAAGgtcgaagatgaggaggaagacaaCAAAAAAggtgatgacgatgatggcgaTAGCGACAGTGACAGCGACAGCGGCAGCGACAGCGATGACGACGATAATTAG